The following proteins are co-located in the Longimicrobium sp. genome:
- a CDS encoding WD40 repeat domain-containing protein, with product MSPRARRTAVAAALALAAGAAGAARDTRADARGRVTADTAAQVLRGHTQGVTCVHFSPDGRRLASGGLDGAVRVWSTGDWSHRTLRHGAEVYAVAFSPDGARVASAGEDGRVVVWDPATGGVARVIALPVRSLALAWTPAGGLAVGSAGRVRLYDVRTGRATREMVVGPEVFSVAVSRDGRRLAASLPVRVFDLATGARVAAPRAFGQGGVAFSPDGATLAAGEWVGGASTFALPAGTPVDRLRAPEPRRADGPNGPGTIQVNLPVTSVAWSPDGALLATGGGDRKVQLWRAAGRAPGEAPVRVLAGHAASVTAVAFAPDGRRIASAALDRTVRVWPLRP from the coding sequence ATGAGCCCGCGCGCACGGAGGACCGCCGTCGCCGCGGCGCTGGCGCTCGCGGCCGGGGCGGCGGGCGCGGCGCGGGACACCCGCGCGGACGCGCGGGGCCGCGTGACCGCGGACACGGCCGCGCAGGTGCTGCGCGGGCACACGCAGGGGGTGACCTGCGTGCACTTCTCGCCCGACGGGCGGCGGCTGGCCAGCGGCGGGCTGGACGGCGCGGTGCGCGTGTGGAGCACGGGGGACTGGTCGCACCGGACGCTGCGGCACGGCGCGGAGGTGTACGCCGTCGCGTTCTCGCCCGACGGCGCGCGCGTGGCCTCCGCGGGCGAGGACGGGCGCGTGGTGGTGTGGGACCCCGCGACGGGCGGTGTCGCGCGCGTGATCGCGCTGCCGGTGCGCTCGCTGGCGCTGGCCTGGACGCCCGCGGGAGGGCTGGCGGTGGGGAGCGCGGGAAGGGTGCGCCTGTACGACGTGCGGACCGGCCGGGCGACGCGGGAGATGGTCGTGGGGCCGGAGGTCTTCTCCGTCGCCGTCTCCCGCGACGGGCGGCGGCTGGCCGCGAGCCTGCCGGTACGCGTGTTCGACCTGGCCACCGGGGCCCGGGTCGCCGCGCCGCGCGCGTTCGGGCAGGGCGGCGTCGCGTTCTCGCCGGACGGCGCCACGCTGGCCGCGGGCGAGTGGGTGGGCGGCGCCAGCACCTTCGCGCTCCCCGCGGGCACGCCGGTGGACCGGCTGCGCGCGCCCGAGCCGCGGCGGGCCGACGGGCCGAACGGGCCGGGAACGATCCAGGTGAACCTCCCCGTCACGTCCGTCGCCTGGTCGCCGGACGGGGCGCTGCTGGCGACCGGGGGCGGCGACCGCAAAGTGCAGCTCTGGCGCGCCGCCGGCCGCGCGCCCGGCGAGGCCCCCGTGCGCGTGCTCGCGGGCCATGCGGCGAGCGTCACCGCCGTCGCCTTCGCGCCGGACGGCCGCCGGATCGCCTCCGCCGCCCTGGACC